The sequence below is a genomic window from Sorangiineae bacterium MSr12523.
TCGCCCACCTCGTCCTCGTAGATCGCGCGATCGAGCTCTCGAACCCACGCGGCAAAGACCAAAGGTTCGAACGAGTGGCCGACCATGTCACCGTTCCAGCCGCGCAGGCGCTCGAAAATGGCTTTTTCATCGCCATCGCGTCCCGCCGTGCGTCCGAGCTCGAGCAGGTGCGGGAGCAACGCCACCGCCGCACCGCTGTGAAGATCGAGCTGAATCTTTTCGAAGCTCGCCGGCGCGTGCTTCGGCGTGGCGTCCAGCAATGCGGAAATGCGCTCCGAGCGATACGGCCGGATCCAATCCGTGGAAACGGAATACGGATATCCCGGGGGCGTGATCTTTTGATTGGCCGTGACAATCTTTCCCGATTCGGGATTTCGAACTTGGGGCAATTCCTCCCAAGGAATGAAACCGTTCCAATCGTAGCGGTCCACCCAACCGGGCACGGGAATGCGACCCTTGACGTCGTCCTCGAGGCCACGCCGGGGAACGCGCCCGGCGGCGATGAATGCAATGGCACCGTCGGTGTCGGCGTAGACGATGTTCTGTTGGGGCGAATGAAAGCTTTTCGTGGCCGCGAGGAATTCGTCGGCGTTCTTCGCGTGGGCAGCCCGAAGCGGAAACTCGAGGCTGCGATCGTCGTGCTCCAGGATCACGGAGCGAAGTGCCATCAGGTAGCCCTGCGGCATATCGGGAACGGGCCGCGTCATTCCCTTGAGTTCGGACACGATGGGCCCGTGGCGGGTGGAGCGGACGTGCAGCGTTTCGTCCGGTGCATCCTTGATGCGAATCACCTCGTCGCGAACTTCGAATTGCGCCCGGCCGGAGGGCGTCAGGTACGATCCGGGGTCGTCGGGCGCGGGCTTCTCCACGAAGAAGTCCTGGGTGTCCGAGATGGTGTTGGTGAAGGCCCACGCCACGCGATCGTTTCGCCCCAGAATGACCCCGGGAACGCCCGGAAATGTGGCGCCAATCACGTTCAGGCCGGGCGCGCTCAAATGGGCAAAGTACCAAACGGCGGGCGCCGTCAGCTGGAGGTGCGGGTCGTTGGCCAGCAGCGGTTTGCCCGTCTCGGTTCGGCGTCCGTCCACGACCCAGTTGTTCGACCCCACGGATCCCGCGGCCTTGCGCGGCATTTTGGCCAATACGTCGCGCGCCTGCGTGTCGATTTGGCCGTAAAGCGCGCGCGAGTCGGGCAAGGGCGGCAGGGCATCGTCCGGGGACGGGGCGAAGAGTTCGGTGATCTGTTTCGGTGACAATTTCGCGCGCAATGCGAGGCGCTGCATCTCTTGATCGAGATTGCCAGCGAGGGTCGTGGCCATCACACGGAGCCAGACGAGCGAATCCACCGCCGTCCACGGGCTTGGCTCGGCGCGCAGAAGGAGGAACTCGGGGGGCAGCGGCCGCTTTTCCTCGAGGAGGGCATTCACCCCCGCGACGTAGCCGTCCAGAAGCCCCCGCGCGTCGGCGTCGAGCACACGCAGGTTCTCCTCGGCCACGTGCCGCAGGCCCATGGTCCGAACGGCGCGGTCTTGCTCGACGGCCGCGGCCCCGAGGATCTCGGACAGCGTTCCCGAACCGAGGCGGCGACCGAGCTCCATTTGCCAGAGTCGGTCCTGGGCGTGCGCGTACCCGAGTCCGAAATAGGCGTCGCGCTCGGTGGCGGCGTAAATGTGCGGGACGGCGCTCGCATCGCGCACGATCTCGACGGGCGCCGAAATGCCCGCGAGGGTCACCTCGCCGTCGATGCGCGGGAGCGAGCGCGCCACGTACCAGGTGCCACCCGAGACCGAGAGAACGCCGACGGTCGCAATCCCGGCGAGCGCCTTCAGCCACCACTTCATGGGCGGCCTCCCGCGAGGATCTTCCGCAGTCGCTCGGCCAGCGCGGCAACTTGCGGCTCCTGCACCATGCCCAGGTGATCTCCGGGCATGAGCGCGATGTCGAGCCCACCGCCCGCGACCTCGTGCCAGCCCAGCGAAGCGTCGCCCCCATCGTCCACCTCCGCGTGCGGCACGCGGACGAGGGAGAGAAGCCCTGCATAAGGGCGCATCACGTAGTCGTCCTGGATGGCCAGATGGGCCGAGGCGACCCGCACCAGCCGCCGCACGTACGACTCCGCCACGGCGGCGGGC
It includes:
- a CDS encoding penicillin acylase family protein, with the protein product MKWWLKALAGIATVGVLSVSGGTWYVARSLPRIDGEVTLAGISAPVEIVRDASAVPHIYAATERDAYFGLGYAHAQDRLWQMELGRRLGSGTLSEILGAAAVEQDRAVRTMGLRHVAEENLRVLDADARGLLDGYVAGVNALLEEKRPLPPEFLLLRAEPSPWTAVDSLVWLRVMATTLAGNLDQEMQRLALRAKLSPKQITELFAPSPDDALPPLPDSRALYGQIDTQARDVLAKMPRKAAGSVGSNNWVVDGRRTETGKPLLANDPHLQLTAPAVWYFAHLSAPGLNVIGATFPGVPGVILGRNDRVAWAFTNTISDTQDFFVEKPAPDDPGSYLTPSGRAQFEVRDEVIRIKDAPDETLHVRSTRHGPIVSELKGMTRPVPDMPQGYLMALRSVILEHDDRSLEFPLRAAHAKNADEFLAATKSFHSPQQNIVYADTDGAIAFIAAGRVPRRGLEDDVKGRIPVPGWVDRYDWNGFIPWEELPQVRNPESGKIVTANQKITPPGYPYSVSTDWIRPYRSERISALLDATPKHAPASFEKIQLDLHSGAAVALLPHLLELGRTAGRDGDEKAIFERLRGWNGDMVGHSFEPLVFAAWVRELDRAIYEDEVGDLFPMVWAERIDFLDHVLTNADGQGRWCDDVRTPSPESCQDAVETAYRKAIAYLKTEFGAGYEHWTWGAAHPSHSAHIVLGQVPLLGRWFNVDVPGVGDNETVNVGGYAVDATEQPFSSGVGPGFRAVYDLADLEKSVFVLSTGQSGHPLSSHYRDLNALWSRGDYVPLSTGRASADAGSIGHLRLRPR